A section of the Streptomyces sp. SCL15-4 genome encodes:
- a CDS encoding Na+/H+ antiporter — MDVMPLLLLVAGSAAVAAAARRTPAPAPLLLVAVGLAVSYIPGVPSYTLDPHIVLPLLLPPLLYTSASDSSYLDLRAQLRPVALLSVGYVLFATVVVGWAAYELVPGLPLPAALVLGAVVAPPDAVAATAVARRVGLPSRITTILQGESLLNDATAITAYKVALGAAVGEGATWAGGIGEFALAAVGGVGIGLVLMAPLHWLRTHLTEPLLQNTLSLLIPFVAYGVAEQSHASGVLAVVVVALYLGHRAWEVDFATRLQEEAVWKMVAFVLESAVFALIGLQLPIVLKRLGEYEGPAAAWYAVAVFLVVVVARFVWVYPATFLPRLLSARIRAREENPTWRGAMVTSWAGMRGVVSLAIAFAIPSTMADGPRNLILFLTFTTVIGTLVVQGVTLPPLIRLLRFPGRDRQAETLAEANAQAQASRAAEARLDDLLSDERNALPPPLVDRLRIVLERRRNAVWERLGQVNPVTGESVDDTYRRLSREMISAEREVFVRLRDHRYIDDEMLRALLRRLDLEEAAAFREAG; from the coding sequence TTGGACGTGATGCCCCTGCTGTTGCTGGTGGCGGGCAGTGCGGCGGTGGCCGCGGCCGCCCGGCGCACCCCCGCGCCGGCCCCGCTGCTGCTGGTCGCCGTAGGCCTCGCGGTCTCCTACATCCCCGGTGTGCCGTCGTACACCCTGGACCCGCACATCGTCCTGCCGCTGCTGCTGCCCCCGCTGCTGTACACCTCGGCGAGCGACAGCTCCTACCTCGACCTGCGGGCGCAACTGCGGCCCGTGGCGCTGCTCTCGGTCGGCTACGTCCTCTTCGCGACCGTCGTCGTCGGCTGGGCCGCCTACGAGCTCGTCCCCGGGCTGCCGCTGCCCGCCGCGCTGGTGCTGGGCGCGGTGGTGGCACCGCCGGACGCGGTGGCCGCCACGGCGGTCGCGCGCCGGGTCGGCCTGCCGTCCCGGATCACCACCATCCTCCAGGGAGAGTCCCTGCTGAACGACGCCACCGCGATCACCGCCTACAAGGTGGCGCTCGGCGCGGCCGTCGGCGAGGGCGCCACCTGGGCCGGCGGCATCGGCGAGTTCGCGCTCGCCGCGGTCGGCGGGGTCGGGATCGGGCTGGTCCTCATGGCGCCCCTGCACTGGCTGCGCACCCACCTGACAGAACCGCTGCTGCAGAACACGCTGTCGCTGCTGATCCCGTTCGTCGCCTACGGGGTCGCCGAGCAGTCGCACGCCTCCGGTGTGCTCGCCGTCGTGGTCGTCGCCCTCTACCTCGGCCACCGCGCGTGGGAGGTTGACTTCGCCACCCGGCTCCAGGAGGAGGCGGTGTGGAAGATGGTCGCCTTCGTCCTGGAGTCGGCGGTGTTCGCCCTGATCGGCCTCCAGCTGCCGATCGTCCTCAAGCGGCTCGGCGAGTACGAGGGCCCCGCCGCGGCGTGGTACGCGGTCGCCGTCTTCCTGGTCGTCGTGGTGGCCCGGTTCGTCTGGGTCTACCCGGCCACCTTCCTGCCCCGGCTGCTGTCGGCGCGGATCCGCGCGCGCGAGGAGAACCCCACCTGGCGGGGCGCGATGGTCACCTCGTGGGCGGGCATGCGCGGGGTGGTGTCCCTGGCCATCGCCTTCGCCATCCCGTCCACCATGGCCGACGGCCCCCGCAACCTGATCCTCTTCCTGACCTTCACCACGGTCATCGGCACGCTCGTGGTGCAGGGCGTGACGCTGCCGCCGCTCATCCGGCTGCTGAGATTCCCCGGCCGCGACCGGCAGGCCGAGACCCTCGCCGAGGCCAACGCCCAGGCGCAGGCCTCACGGGCCGCCGAGGCACGGCTCGACGACCTCCTCTCCGACGAGCGCAACGCGCTGCCGCCGCCGCTCGTCGACCGGCTGCGCATCGTCCTGGAGCGCCGCCGCAACGCCGTCTGGGAGCGGCTCGGCCAGGTCAACCCGGTCACCGGCGAGTCCGTCGACGACACCTACCGCCGGCTGTCCCGGGAGATGATCAGCGCCGAACGCGAGGTCTTCGTCCGGCTCCGCGACCACCGCTACATCGATGACGAGATGCTGCGCGCCCTGCTCCGGCGCCTGGACCTGGAGGAGGCGGCCGCCTTCAGGGAGGCCGGTTAG
- a CDS encoding UBP-type zinc finger domain-containing protein, which yields MKQCTHADALPHPEPEPLAGTCPECLRDGTHPVQLRLCLTCGHVGCCDSSPGRHATEHYARTGHPVMRTFEPGEDWRWCFVDHVLV from the coding sequence ATGAAACAGTGCACGCACGCCGACGCGCTGCCGCACCCGGAACCGGAGCCGCTCGCCGGGACCTGCCCGGAGTGCCTGCGGGACGGCACCCACCCGGTGCAGCTCCGGCTGTGCCTCACCTGCGGTCACGTCGGCTGCTGCGACTCCTCGCCGGGACGGCACGCGACGGAGCACTACGCGCGGACCGGTCATCCGGTGATGCGGACCTTCGAACCCGGCGAGGACTGGCGGTGGTGCTTCGTCGACCACGTGCTCGTATGA
- a CDS encoding anti-sigma regulatory factor, which yields MSQIAGEPAANQDFVEVRLPAAGAYLSVLRTATAGLAARLDFTLDEIEDLRIAVDEACAILLQQAVPGSVLSCVFRLVDDSLEVTVSAPTTDGHAPSRDTFAWTVLSALAGKVSSAVDEDKTVSISLYKQRGVGPGPA from the coding sequence GTGTCCCAGATCGCAGGCGAGCCCGCGGCGAACCAGGACTTCGTGGAAGTCCGGCTTCCGGCTGCGGGTGCCTACCTGTCGGTGCTGCGGACGGCCACGGCCGGTCTGGCGGCCCGCTTGGACTTCACCCTGGACGAAATCGAGGATCTGCGCATCGCCGTGGACGAGGCCTGCGCGATCCTGCTCCAGCAAGCCGTGCCCGGCTCGGTGCTCAGCTGTGTCTTCCGCCTGGTCGACGACTCGCTGGAAGTGACGGTCTCGGCGCCGACCACGGACGGCCACGCCCCCTCGCGGGACACCTTCGCCTGGACCGTGCTGTCGGCCCTGGCGGGGAAGGTCTCGTCCGCCGTGGACGAGGACAAGACGGTGTCGATCAGTCTCTACAAACAGCGTGGCGTCGGCCCCGGGCCGGCGTGA
- a CDS encoding RNA polymerase sigma factor SigF codes for MRDEERGTRELPTGDGGASRPGDAETSGADPRDGSRRMADGIDGIPEQARPHPEDGSARAGGDAAGQGTPPTAPDGAASAVRAGARARGRGTGGTMSEHEGYAKDDAPDAEAVRAVQHDAQDRSGARALFVELRSLPAGSPQYAELRNRLVRMHLPLVEHLARRFRNRGEPLDDLTQVATIGLIKSVDRFDPERGVEFSTYATPTVVGEIKRHFRDKGWAVRVPRRLQELRLSLTTATAELSQLHGRSPTVHELAEKLAISEEEVLEGLESANAYSTLSLDVPDTDDESPAVADTLGAEDEALEGVEYRESLKPLLEDLPPREKRILLLRFFGNMTQSQIAQEVGISQMHVSRLLARTLAQLREKLLVEE; via the coding sequence GTGCGGGACGAAGAGCGCGGCACACGGGAGCTGCCGACCGGGGACGGGGGTGCCTCCCGGCCGGGTGACGCCGAGACCTCCGGGGCGGACCCCCGGGACGGTTCCCGGCGCATGGCGGACGGCATCGACGGCATCCCCGAGCAGGCCAGGCCCCACCCGGAGGACGGCTCCGCGCGGGCCGGCGGTGACGCTGCCGGACAGGGCACGCCGCCGACGGCTCCCGACGGCGCCGCGTCCGCCGTCCGCGCGGGGGCGAGGGCTCGGGGAAGGGGCACGGGCGGGACGATGAGCGAGCACGAGGGATACGCCAAGGACGACGCGCCGGACGCGGAGGCCGTGCGCGCCGTACAGCACGACGCCCAGGACCGCAGCGGGGCGCGGGCGCTGTTCGTCGAGCTGCGCTCGCTGCCCGCCGGCAGCCCTCAGTACGCGGAGCTGCGCAACCGGCTCGTCCGTATGCACCTGCCGCTCGTGGAGCACCTGGCGCGCCGCTTCCGCAACCGCGGCGAGCCGCTGGACGACCTCACCCAGGTCGCCACGATCGGTCTGATCAAGTCCGTCGACCGGTTCGACCCCGAGCGCGGGGTGGAGTTCTCCACGTACGCCACCCCGACCGTCGTCGGCGAGATCAAGCGGCACTTCCGCGACAAGGGCTGGGCGGTCCGCGTGCCGCGCCGGCTCCAGGAGCTGCGGCTCTCGCTGACCACCGCGACGGCCGAGCTGTCCCAGCTGCACGGCCGCTCCCCGACCGTCCACGAGCTGGCCGAGAAGCTGGCCATCTCGGAGGAGGAGGTCCTGGAGGGCCTGGAGTCGGCGAACGCGTACTCCACGCTGTCCCTGGACGTCCCCGACACGGACGACGAGTCGCCGGCCGTCGCCGACACCCTGGGCGCGGAGGACGAGGCGCTGGAGGGTGTGGAGTACCGCGAGTCCCTCAAGCCGCTTTTGGAGGATCTGCCGCCGCGCGAGAAGCGGATCCTGCTGCTGCGCTTCTTCGGGAACATGACCCAGTCGCAGATCGCGCAGGAGGTCGGCATCTCCCAGATGCACGTCTCCCGGCTGCTGGCCCGCACCCTGGCCCAGTTGCGGGAGAAGCTCCTCGTGGAGGAGTGA
- a CDS encoding diacylglycerol/lipid kinase family protein, whose protein sequence is MRALLVVNPAATTTSARRRDVLTHALASEMKLEAVTTEYRGHARDLGRQAAESDDIDLVVALGGDGTVNEVVNGLLHAGPDPEHLPGLAVVPGGSTNVFARALGLPNDPVEATGALLDALRDGTERIVGLGLTSGPPGTEDEAVPARWFTFNAGLGFDAGVVGRVEQQRERGKKSTHALYVRQVVRQFLGEPNRRNGTITLERPGADPVEDLVVAIVSNTSPWTYLGNRPMYTSPKASFDTGIDVLGLSRLSTAAVARYGTQLLTSSPERGPHGKHALSLHDLDQFTLHSKVPLPLQMDGDHLGLRTSVTFTGVRRALRVIV, encoded by the coding sequence ATGCGTGCACTTCTCGTGGTCAATCCGGCGGCTACCACCACAAGCGCACGCAGACGTGATGTGCTCACCCACGCACTGGCGAGCGAGATGAAGCTGGAGGCGGTCACCACCGAGTACCGCGGCCACGCCCGCGATCTCGGCCGGCAGGCGGCGGAGAGCGACGACATCGACCTAGTGGTGGCGCTCGGCGGCGACGGCACGGTCAACGAGGTCGTCAACGGACTCCTGCACGCCGGCCCGGATCCCGAGCACCTGCCGGGTCTGGCCGTCGTCCCCGGTGGGTCCACGAACGTCTTCGCCCGGGCCCTGGGCCTGCCCAACGATCCCGTCGAGGCCACCGGCGCGCTGCTGGACGCGCTGCGGGACGGCACCGAGCGGATCGTCGGCCTCGGGCTGACCTCGGGGCCGCCGGGCACCGAGGACGAGGCGGTGCCGGCCCGCTGGTTCACCTTCAACGCCGGGCTCGGCTTCGACGCGGGCGTGGTGGGCCGGGTCGAGCAGCAGCGCGAGCGCGGGAAGAAGTCGACGCACGCCCTCTACGTCCGGCAGGTGGTCCGGCAGTTCCTGGGCGAGCCGAATCGCCGGAACGGCACGATCACCCTCGAACGGCCCGGCGCGGATCCCGTCGAGGACCTCGTCGTCGCCATAGTCTCGAACACGTCGCCGTGGACGTATCTCGGCAACCGCCCCATGTACACGTCGCCCAAGGCGTCGTTCGACACCGGCATCGACGTGCTGGGTCTCAGCCGTCTGTCGACGGCCGCGGTTGCCCGGTATGGCACCCAGTTGCTCACTTCGTCCCCCGAGCGCGGACCGCACGGCAAGCACGCGCTGTCCCTCCATGATCTGGATCAGTTCACCTTGCATTCGAAGGTGCCGCTGCCCCTCCAGATGGACGGTGACCACCTGGGGCTGCGTACGAGCGTGACGTTCACAGGCGTACGCCGTGCACTGCGTGTGATTGTGTGA
- a CDS encoding WhiB family transcriptional regulator, with product MDWRHNAVCREEDPELFFPIGNTGPALLQIEEAKAVCRRCPVIEQCLQWALESGQDSGVWGGLSEDERRAMKRRAARNRARQASA from the coding sequence ATGGACTGGCGTCACAACGCCGTTTGCCGCGAGGAAGACCCCGAGCTCTTCTTCCCCATCGGCAACACCGGTCCTGCGCTGCTGCAGATCGAGGAAGCCAAGGCCGTCTGCCGTCGCTGCCCGGTGATCGAGCAGTGTCTGCAGTGGGCGCTTGAGTCCGGCCAGGACTCCGGCGTCTGGGGTGGTCTCAGCGAGGACGAGCGCCGCGCCATGAAGCGCCGCGCCGCCCGCAACCGGGCCCGTCAGGCCTCCGCCTGA
- a CDS encoding sensor histidine kinase produces the protein MPSMNELVRQHTALDDSDLEWLHLLVSEWQLLSDLSFADLVLWVPTRDGTRYVSVAQMRPNTGPTSYQDDMVGHLVPRGRRPMLDAALDEGRIVREGDPEWREEVPVRVESIPVRREGRVLGVIARNTNLLTVRTPSRLELTYLQSASDLAQMIAAGAFPFPGQQVDMDASPRVGDGLIRLDADGTVQYASPNALSAYHRLGLAADLVGHHLGQTTAELAPTRGPVDEALAKVASGWAPREFEIEAHDGVIQFRAIPLKPKGTRIGSLVLLRDVTELRRRERELITKDATIREIHHRVKNNLQTVAALLRLQARRIESERGREALEEAVRRVGSIAIVHETLSQNLDERVEFDDIADRVLAMVAEISPGKVTGRRTGRFGILDAEVATPLSMVLTEVLQNALEHGFREGDTGTVEVSAVRGGTTKEARLLVTVQDDGVGLPEGFDPHRSGNLGLQIVRTLVEGELGGSFDMVPAAGRGTRVILDLPVRAQK, from the coding sequence GTGCCCTCCATGAACGAACTCGTACGCCAGCACACCGCCCTGGACGACTCCGACCTCGAGTGGCTGCACCTGCTGGTCTCGGAGTGGCAGCTGCTCTCCGACCTCTCCTTCGCCGACCTGGTGCTCTGGGTCCCCACCCGGGACGGCACCCGGTACGTCTCGGTGGCCCAGATGCGGCCCAACACCGGCCCGACCTCGTACCAGGACGACATGGTCGGCCACCTGGTCCCGCGCGGCCGGCGGCCCATGCTGGACGCGGCGCTGGACGAGGGCCGGATCGTGCGCGAGGGCGATCCGGAGTGGCGGGAGGAGGTCCCCGTACGGGTCGAGTCCATCCCGGTACGGCGTGAGGGCCGCGTCCTCGGCGTGATCGCCCGGAACACCAACCTGCTCACCGTGCGCACCCCGAGCCGCCTGGAGCTGACCTACCTCCAGAGCGCCTCCGACCTCGCGCAGATGATCGCGGCCGGCGCCTTCCCGTTCCCCGGCCAGCAGGTCGACATGGACGCCTCCCCGCGCGTCGGCGACGGCCTGATCCGGCTGGACGCGGACGGCACCGTCCAGTACGCCTCCCCGAACGCCCTGTCCGCCTACCACCGGCTCGGCCTCGCCGCCGACCTGGTCGGTCACCACCTCGGGCAGACCACCGCCGAACTCGCTCCCACGCGCGGTCCCGTGGACGAGGCGCTGGCCAAGGTGGCCAGCGGCTGGGCGCCGCGCGAGTTCGAGATCGAGGCGCACGACGGTGTCATCCAGTTCCGGGCCATCCCGCTCAAGCCCAAGGGCACCCGCATCGGTTCGCTGGTGCTGCTCCGGGACGTGACCGAACTGCGGCGCCGTGAGCGTGAGTTGATCACCAAGGACGCCACCATCCGGGAGATCCACCACCGGGTGAAGAACAACCTCCAGACGGTCGCGGCCCTGCTGCGGCTCCAGGCCCGGCGCATCGAGTCCGAGCGCGGCCGGGAGGCCCTGGAGGAGGCGGTCCGCCGGGTCGGCTCCATCGCCATCGTGCACGAGACGCTGTCCCAGAACCTGGACGAGCGGGTGGAGTTCGACGACATCGCCGACCGGGTGCTGGCCATGGTCGCCGAGATCTCGCCGGGCAAGGTGACCGGACGGCGCACCGGGCGGTTCGGGATACTCGACGCCGAGGTCGCCACCCCGCTGTCCATGGTCCTCACCGAGGTCCTGCAGAACGCCCTGGAACACGGCTTCCGCGAGGGCGACACCGGCACGGTCGAGGTCTCCGCGGTGCGCGGAGGCACCACCAAGGAGGCCCGGCTGCTGGTCACCGTCCAGGACGACGGCGTCGGCCTGCCCGAGGGCTTCGATCCGCACCGCTCGGGAAACCTCGGTCTGCAGATCGTACGGACGCTGGTGGAGGGCGAGTTGGGCGGTTCCTTCGACATGGTGCCGGCGGCCGGGCGGGGGACCCGGGTGATCCTCGACCTTCCGGTGCGGGCCCAGAAGTAG
- a CDS encoding TetR/AcrR family transcriptional regulator, translating to MVMGQDTQGKSGGAGRTRGRPRSFDRATALEKALMAFWEHGYEATSVSDLTRAMGIGAPSLYAAFGDKQTLFDEVVRVYAGTHGAFADRALAEEPTAREGIARVLREAAAEYTDPAHPHGCMVVHAATNCTNPEVEALLRERRNANIAALEARIRADVAAGLLPAGTDTAALARHAGAMLQGMSQQARDGARREELEALAEIAMAIWPHD from the coding sequence ATGGTGATGGGGCAGGACACACAGGGCAAGAGCGGCGGCGCGGGCCGGACGCGGGGCCGGCCGCGCTCCTTCGACCGGGCCACGGCGCTGGAGAAGGCGCTGATGGCCTTCTGGGAGCACGGGTACGAGGCCACCTCGGTCTCCGACCTCACCCGCGCCATGGGCATCGGCGCCCCCAGCCTGTACGCGGCCTTCGGCGACAAGCAGACCCTCTTCGACGAGGTCGTCCGCGTCTACGCCGGCACCCACGGCGCCTTCGCCGACCGCGCCCTCGCCGAGGAGCCCACGGCCCGCGAGGGCATCGCGCGCGTGCTCCGCGAGGCCGCCGCCGAGTACACCGACCCGGCCCACCCCCACGGCTGCATGGTCGTCCACGCCGCCACCAACTGCACCAACCCCGAGGTGGAGGCGCTGCTGCGCGAGCGGCGCAACGCGAACATCGCCGCACTGGAGGCCCGGATCCGGGCGGACGTCGCGGCCGGACTGCTGCCGGCCGGCACCGACACCGCCGCCCTCGCCCGGCATGCCGGCGCCATGCTCCAGGGCATGTCCCAGCAGGCCCGCGACGGCGCACGCCGGGAGGAACTGGAGGCACTCGCGGAAATTGCGATGGCCATCTGGCCCCACGACTGA
- a CDS encoding SDR family oxidoreductase has product MGALTGKTALVTGASRGIGRGIAERLGRDGARVAVHYGTNAKAAEETVAAIEAAGGSAFAIGVELGTPRDAERLWEEFDRHADGLDILVHNAGIGTARPFGEIEQEEYDRLFAVNVKAPFFLTRLGADRLRDGGRVVNISSGLARTAAMPHLIAYSMTKAALDVFTRDLSKLLGPRGITVNSVAPGIIDTDNTADLLYGTEDGLAQAAALSALGRVGTPADVADVVAFLVSEDGRWVTGHWLDATGGSLT; this is encoded by the coding sequence ATGGGCGCGCTGACGGGGAAGACGGCACTGGTCACGGGGGCGAGCCGGGGTATCGGGCGGGGCATCGCCGAGCGGCTGGGACGCGACGGGGCGCGGGTGGCGGTGCACTACGGCACCAACGCGAAGGCGGCCGAGGAGACGGTGGCCGCGATCGAGGCGGCGGGCGGCTCGGCGTTCGCGATCGGCGTGGAGCTGGGCACGCCCAGGGACGCGGAGCGGCTGTGGGAGGAGTTCGACCGGCACGCGGACGGGCTGGACATCCTCGTGCACAACGCGGGCATCGGCACCGCGCGCCCCTTCGGCGAGATCGAGCAGGAGGAGTACGACCGGCTGTTCGCGGTGAACGTGAAGGCCCCGTTCTTCCTGACCCGGCTCGGCGCGGACCGGCTGCGCGACGGCGGGCGGGTGGTGAACATATCGTCCGGCCTGGCGCGGACCGCCGCGATGCCCCACCTCATCGCCTACTCGATGACCAAGGCGGCGCTGGACGTCTTCACCCGGGACCTGTCCAAGCTGCTCGGCCCGCGCGGGATCACGGTGAACTCGGTGGCACCCGGGATCATCGACACCGACAACACCGCCGACCTCCTGTACGGCACGGAGGACGGTCTGGCCCAGGCCGCCGCGCTGTCGGCGCTGGGACGGGTGGGAACACCGGCGGACGTCGCCGATGTCGTGGCCTTCCTGGTCTCGGAGGACGGGCGCTGGGTGACCGGTCACTGGCTGGACGCGACGGGAGGTTCGCTCACCTGA
- the nagB gene encoding glucosamine-6-phosphate deaminase: MEVVIVPDAAAGGELIAEAMAQLLRRKPDALLGVATGSTPLPIYQALTAKVRSGAVDASRARIAQLDEYVGLPADHPESYRSVLRREVLEPLGIGMDAFMGPDGTAEDVQAACEAYDRALAEAGGVDLQLLGIGTDGHIGFNEPCSSLASRTRIKTLTEQTRIDNARFFDGDIEQVPHHVITQGIGTILEARHLVLLATGEGKADAVAATVEGPVAAVCPASALQLHPHATVVVDEAAASKLKLAGYFRHTYANKPEWQGI; this comes from the coding sequence GTGGAAGTTGTCATCGTTCCGGACGCCGCGGCGGGCGGCGAGCTGATCGCCGAGGCCATGGCCCAGCTGCTGCGACGCAAGCCCGACGCCCTGCTCGGCGTGGCCACCGGCTCCACTCCGCTGCCCATCTACCAGGCGCTGACCGCCAAGGTGCGCTCCGGCGCCGTGGATGCCTCCCGGGCGCGGATCGCGCAGCTCGACGAGTACGTGGGGCTGCCCGCGGACCATCCCGAGTCCTACCGCTCGGTGCTGCGCCGCGAGGTGCTGGAGCCGCTGGGCATAGGGATGGACGCGTTCATGGGGCCGGACGGCACGGCGGAGGACGTCCAGGCGGCGTGCGAGGCGTACGACCGGGCGCTCGCCGAGGCCGGCGGGGTGGACCTCCAGCTGCTCGGCATCGGGACCGACGGGCACATCGGGTTCAACGAGCCCTGCTCCTCGCTCGCCTCGCGCACCCGGATCAAGACACTGACCGAGCAGACCCGGATCGACAACGCGCGTTTCTTCGACGGTGACATCGAGCAGGTCCCGCACCACGTCATCACCCAGGGCATCGGCACGATCCTGGAGGCCCGGCACCTGGTGCTGCTGGCGACCGGCGAGGGCAAGGCGGACGCGGTCGCGGCGACCGTAGAGGGCCCGGTCGCCGCGGTCTGTCCCGCCTCCGCGCTCCAGCTCCATCCCCACGCCACGGTGGTCGTCGACGAGGCCGCCGCGTCCAAGCTGAAGCTGGCCGGCTACTTCCGCCACACCTACGCCAACAAGCCGGAGTGGCAGGGGATCTGA
- a CDS encoding GntR family transcriptional regulator — protein sequence MSTDVSSAENEAGITRTARVPKYYRLKKHLLDMTQTQAPGTPVPPERTLAAEFDTSRTTVRQALQELVVEGRLERIQGKGTFVAKPKVSQALQLTSYTEDMRAQGLEPTSQLLDIGYITADDRLAELLDITTGGRVLRIERLRMANGEPMAIETTHLSAKRFPALRRSLVKYTSLYTALAEVYDVHLAEAEETIETSLATPREAGLLGTDVGLPMLMLSRHSLDLEGKPVEWVRSVYRGDRYKFVARLKRPTE from the coding sequence ATGAGCACCGACGTCAGCAGTGCGGAGAACGAGGCAGGCATCACCCGTACCGCGCGCGTGCCCAAGTACTACCGCTTGAAGAAGCATCTGCTCGACATGACGCAGACGCAGGCGCCGGGCACGCCGGTCCCGCCCGAACGCACGCTGGCCGCCGAGTTCGACACCTCCCGGACCACCGTGCGCCAGGCCTTGCAGGAACTGGTCGTGGAGGGCCGGCTCGAACGCATCCAGGGCAAGGGCACCTTCGTCGCCAAGCCCAAGGTCTCCCAGGCGCTCCAGCTCACCTCCTACACCGAGGACATGCGGGCCCAGGGCCTGGAGCCGACCTCGCAGCTGCTGGACATCGGGTACATCACCGCCGACGACCGGCTGGCCGAGCTGCTCGACATCACCACCGGCGGCCGTGTGCTGCGCATCGAGCGGCTGCGCATGGCCAACGGCGAGCCGATGGCGATCGAGACCACTCATCTGTCGGCCAAGCGCTTCCCGGCGCTGCGGCGCTCGCTGGTGAAGTACACCTCGCTGTACACCGCGCTCGCCGAGGTCTACGACGTCCACCTCGCCGAGGCCGAGGAGACCATCGAGACCTCCCTGGCCACTCCCCGCGAGGCGGGTCTGCTCGGCACCGACGTGGGCCTGCCGATGCTGATGCTCTCCCGCCACTCGCTGGACCTCGAGGGCAAGCCGGTGGAGTGGGTGCGGTCGGTCTACCGCGGGGACCGGTACAAGTTCGTCGCCCGGCTGAAGCGGCCGACGGAGTAA
- a CDS encoding DUF3311 domain-containing protein, which produces MSETPEVRPPVVTPGRVVIALCLVAPFVAMLWVGSYAKTDPTLIGVPFFYWYQMLWVLISTALTMLAYKLWQRDQRARKEANGGAAK; this is translated from the coding sequence ATGTCCGAAACGCCTGAAGTGAGACCACCGGTGGTGACACCGGGCAGGGTGGTCATCGCCCTGTGTCTCGTCGCGCCCTTCGTGGCGATGCTGTGGGTCGGCTCGTACGCCAAGACCGACCCCACGCTCATCGGGGTGCCGTTCTTCTACTGGTACCAGATGCTCTGGGTGCTGATCTCCACCGCGCTCACCATGCTGGCGTACAAGCTCTGGCAGCGTGACCAGCGCGCCCGCAAGGAAGCGAACGGGGGTGCGGCGAAGTGA